From the Catharus ustulatus isolate bCatUst1 chromosome 31, bCatUst1.pri.v2, whole genome shotgun sequence genome, the window GAGGTGTCCCAATCATCCACAGTCCATTGTGGGGTGACACTGTGAGCCACCACAGTTCAGTGTCCTCAGGAGGTGTCCCAATCATCCACAGTCCATTGTGGGGTGACACTGTGAGCCACCACAGTTCAGTGTCCTCAGGAGGTGTCCCAATCATCCACAGTCCATTGTGGGGTGACACTGTGACCCACCACACAGGGTGTGACCCACCACGGGGTGTCTCAGTGTTTCTGTCACTCACAGCTCAGCATGGGGGTGATATTGTGACCCCATCACTGTCTGGCGACCCCACGTGCTCTTCCcgtgtctctgtccccattAGAGCCCAGTGTCCATGTCCCCGTCACACCCCAGGCTTCCTGTCacatcctggtgtcccctcaaACCGTCCCAGTATCCCCCTCacacccaggtgtccctgctgagctgaCCCAGCGTCCCTGTCCCGGTGTACTTGTCACTCCACGGTGTCCCCCTCGAGCAGCCCCTCATCCCCCACCCTCAGCCCCTCGTCCCCCTGGGTGGTGCCCAGGATCCCCCCGGctgcccccagtgccaccagcgCCGCCAGGGCCGCAGCCCCGAACACTCGCCCTATCCCCGCAgggtcccagggcagtgctggcagcaccagtgacacccccaggCTGAAGGGCAGCCGCAGCCACCGCACTCCTCCCGCCCTGTCCCCTCCGCGCTCCAGCCGGCGCCGCAGGAACGCCATGGTCGGGAAATAAATCCcgcaggagagctgcagcagcagcacggcAAGGAAGTCAACGGTGGCAGGCAGCGGCATTGGCAGTGCCAGGACCAGAAGGGCCAGCgccaggagcaggatggagccGGGCAGGAGCCGCAGTGGCTGCAGCCGGAGCCTCCCGGTGACACCACGCCGGAACAGGGCTGAGCCTGCGGCGCTGGCAGCTGTGAACCCTGAGAAGGCGATTCCCAGCGGGATCCCATGTGGCTCCAGGACAGGTGTCCAAAGGAAGGCGAAGATGAGTAGGATGCTGTCCACGAGGGCCTGgaccagccccaggagcagcgcCCGGGGGTCGGACAGAAGGCCCCGAAGGCCTTCCCCACAAGCCTTACTGCAGGGCCGGCTCTTCCCGTAGTTCtcatcccagtttttcccagcaAAGATCCCCGAGACTGCCAGGAAGGGTACGGCCACCAGGAATGGGGCCACAGCACCCAGCGCCAGCCCCTCAGCCAGCAGCTCGGCTACCAGGCCGGCTGCCACGGCCAGGCCGCTGTTCCACAGGGCCACGCGGGAGAAGGTGTTGGGAATCCACTCGGCCGGGAAGTCATGGCGCTCCAGGTGCTCGTGGATGTACCAGGACTCGAAGGCGGAGAAGAGCAGGGAGGTGCcgagccctgccaggacccggCCAGCTGCCAGCGCCAGGAAatcctgggagagctgcagcaggcaggacacGGAGCACAGCACCGAGGACAACACACAGGACTTTTTCCGGCCAAGCCGATCCACAAAAACACCGGAGACAAGGCCGAAGGCGACATTGGAGGCGAAGCCGCAGGAGTAGAGGGCAGCGATCTGGCTGCGCAGGAAGCCAcgtctctgcagcagctggaacagcagcgGGCCCTGCAGCCAGTCTGCAGCCAGAGCCGGGAGgtatcccagcaggaattcccgCTGGAAGAGGCGGAAGGCCGGGTTGGATGGTGAGGGGTGGCGCGGGGGCGGCTCCAGAGCCAGgcagatgaggaggaggagggcgagtgcggagcagggcagcaggaacatggtggggagggggctcaggagggcctggggagggaaaaagggggatCAGCACTCAGAGGAACCGGGAGAGTCCAGAGGGATCACCCAGAGGTGCCCAAACCCCCCAGACTGCCCATGGATTCTATAGGGACCCCCCACCCCAAAGGGACCCATGGGGGAGTCTACAGGAACTCCCAGCGCCTAAAACAAACTACGGGAGGTTATAGGGACCCCCAGCATCGCAGACTCGGCACAGAGTTCCCCACAGCTACTCCACAGGCCCCCAGCACCCCTCCCAAGCCCACACAGACCTCACCCAGGCCGCACAGaacacccagagaccccaaagcCCCAGCAGAGTTCCCCACAACCCCCCACAGACCCCCATACTCCCCAAGAGTATCCCCCACACACGCTCCAGATCCTCCACAGGCCCCATATAGGACGTCCACAGACTCCCCACAGGGTCCTCATACAACCCCCACATCCCCCATAGGATCCTcgcccccccaaatcctccttaAGCCGCCCATATACCCCCTACAGCCCCACATACCCCCTCCACTCTCCATCGGCCCCTCTCTactccccacagccctccccCGCGACCCCAGAGTTGCCCCATAGGACGCCGCAGACACCTCTCAGACCCTCCAAAGCCCCTCCACCCCTTCTGACAATCCCCGGGCCCCTCAGGACACCCCATGCCCCCGGTCCCCACCAGCGTCACAGCTGCCCCGCGGCGCCTCCGTGGAGCCACTTCCGCTTCCGGTCCCCATGGGCGCCGCCATGCTGCCCGTGTCACGTGACACACACCCCCACACGGACGcctcccccccaggtgtccccagagacccccagggacagcacGGGGAGTTATGGAGACAGCCCCCAAAGGGACTCCCAGACAACCCACCGGGCATTGGGAGACCCCCCAAGTACCTCCCAGAGAACCCCCATGGGGGGTTTTCGGCATTCCCACCCCAAAGAACCCCCCGCACGCCCAGACATACCGTGGGGGGTTTGTGGGGACCCCCGCCCTCAGAGACCCGTGCAAAGACCCTCGAGCAAATCCACTGTGCAAAACCCCTCCGTGAACCCCCCTGGGGTGACCCAGCCCCCCAGAACGCTCCCGTGCAATTACCGCGGTTCCCCCCCGTGAAACCCCCCTTTGGTCCGTAAAGGGGGGGTCCCCCTGATCGCCCCTCACTCACCAGCGCTCCGGGGGTCTCTGGTGGGGCGCCGAGGGGGCCGGACCCCCCTCACTTGATACTGAGGCGGGGCCGGAGGGGGGCACGGCGCGGGGGGGGGCAGCATCGGGAGGAGGGGcggcactggggacacgggcGGGGGTGACACGGGGACGGACAGGGCGcggggtgacactgggggcaGGCGGGGGGCGCGCAaaagggggagcagcaggggggGCGACAGGATGGGGCGTGAtactggggacagcaggacgGGGGGTGACAGGGCggagggggacactgggggcagcagggcagggggtaGCACTGGGAAAAGGGCGGtggggggtgacactggggacaggggggtggggggcaccAGGCggggtggcaggaggggtgACAGGGCAGGGCGCAGCAGGATGGGgcgcagcagggcggggggcagggtggggggtggcactggggacagcaggtggGGGGTAAGCACAAGGGGCAGGGCGGGGAGCAGAAGGCGGGGGCGCAGCACGCGGGGAGGTGACAGGGGGGGTGACAGCGCGGGGAGGttcccccgcgccgccgggaCCGGGGTCgcggccagcccagccccatggCCGAGGCgtccccccccaccccgcacCCCACGGCtgccccccccccgtccccccCGGGGATTTACCGGCCAAAGCGTCTgagcggggggagcggggggggggggcacgTGGCGGCACTCGTGGGtgtgggacacggggacatggggacaccggggacatgggggacagaggacactggggggacgcgactggggaggggaaggagttatggggacatggggcagcaTAAGGGACACGGGGGCCGTGAGGTCATGGGGAGACACgggggacattggggtcacCGGGTTATGGGGGTCACAGGGGACACGAAAGACAAGGGGAGACGTGATTGGGGTGGACTCAGGGTTATGGGGACTTGGAGGGCACGGGCATTGCGGGGGGATGCTAGTGGAGGGGACACAGGTTGGGGACATGGAGAGACGTGGTAGGGACACGATTTGGGCTCACAGGAAATTATGAGGACATGGGGAGACATACGGGGGATACacggggggacacagggactggGGGAGACACACGGGGGGCTCCCAGCgtggcgggggcggggccggggccgcaCAAAGGGGCCATTGAGCCGTCGCGGGGGAGGGGCCGGCAGAGGAATTTCCACCCAAAACTTTTTCCATGAGCCCattcccgcccctcccccactccagccccttccctttCCCGGCCCGGGGAAAACTCAAGCGTGCGGGGAAAGAAGGGGGGTGTTTACACGCGTGTCAGGGCATGGGGACGCATGCGTGGCTGTGTGACATGCAGGGACACACCCCGCACACGTGTCCCCCTGCCCAGACATGCGTGTGCAGGCTGGAGGCTGTGTAAAGGTGTGTGACACGTGCAGTGACACATGATCACCCTGTGTAAAGGTGTGTGACTCGTGCAATGGTCCCTTGTACGGCTGTGTTACTTATGCAGAGCCCCAGGAATGCAGTCGGGCAGACGGTGCCGGCACAGCCCTCGCACACCCGGAGACGCCCAGGCACACCCAGACACACCTGCGCGCACACACTCGCCTGTACACCTGGATATGCTCACACGCACCCGTGCACAGTACACACACACTGGAGGAGTGACAAGGGGATtggaagggactgggaaggaTTGAGATGACGCGGGGGACTGTGAGAACTGGCAGGACTGGGAGGAATTGAGGAGTGACAGGGAgactgggaagggctggggaggtgacaggagaGCTTGAAAGGACTGGAAGAactgggaggactgggaggACTGGGGAGACGGGTGACATGAGGACTGGGAGTGCACGGGGTGGAATTGGGAGGGACTGAGGAGGGCGTAACGTGGGGACtgggaggacagggaggtgctggaggccACAGGGGCGGGGTCTGGGTGTCCCCTCCAGGGAAGGGGGACACACACGTGACACGTGTGTACGCGGCCCTAGGCCCCGCCCACTTCTCAAATCCCCGCTCATTCCACATTCAGCCCCGCCCACGATTCCCGCCCTCTGCTCAGACCACGCCTCATTCAAATtcagcccagccccgcccccTTCCGCCCGCCCACGAGACCACGCCCCATTGCTATGGGGCTATTGCCACGCAAGGTCCCGCCCCCTGCAAGCCCCTCCCGGTCAGACCCCGCCCTACCCTGAGGCGAGCCCAGCCCCAAGCCCCGCCCCTGTCTCCGCCCCCACATTCCAAATTACCCCTCCCCTCCAAGCCCCGCCCAATTCCCCCTCCCGCGCATCTCTTCGCACCGaagccccgccccccgcgcaggccccgcccccaggccccgcccccgcaGCCGCACCCtccggggccgctcggggcccaTCGCGACGGGGGCCGATCGCGACCGATCGCGGCGGGGCGAGGGGCCCGGGGGGGGCCCGGGGCCGCCATGTTCGGCTGCatggaggcggcggcggcgccgcggcGGCTGCACGACGTGACGAACCGCGGGGGCTGCGCGCTGCGCAGGGTCCCGGTGCCCGCCGGCTGCGGGGGCCCCGCCCGCAGAGGTACCATGGCGGGGTCGGGGGGCGAGGGGGGCCGGGAGTACCAGGGGGATCGGGAATGTTCGCGAGTGGGTGTGGGGCTGAGGGGGGGCGGGAAGGCGCGTCCAGGTGTGAATGAGTGCGCAAATGAGTGTGAGAGCGAGCGCGAGTGCGCCGTGGGTGCGTGGGGGGTGTTCGTGTCATGAGTGGGTGTGGGGGGAGCCGGGGAGCCCCTGTGGGTGTGCAAGTGAGTGTGCAAATGAGTGTGCAAATGAGCGTGAGCTGCGTGTGGCACCGCGGGGCTGACTGCGCGGGAGGGCCCGTGGGCGGCTGAGAGGGTCCGTGGGGGGTTCGGGTCCGTGGGGGGTTCGGGTCCGTGGGGGGTTCGGGTtcgtggggaggggtctccgaGAGTGCACCCGAGTGTGCAAACGAGTGTGAGCGAGCGCCACTGTGCGGGAGCGGGCGGCGCCGTGCGGGCGTGGGGGCGGCTCCGTGCCGCGAGTGGGTGCGTGGGTGTGCcgggggctggggtggggagcGTGTCCGAGTGTGTAAACACGCCTGAACGGGGGGTCTGCGTGACCCGGGGGGGGCCGGGGTGGCCTCGCGGGGGTGACGCGGGGGGTGGGGGAGTGACGCGCGTGGGTGCTGGAGCGACCTGGGCGTGTGCGGGAATGACGCGAGGGCACGGCCGGGGAGTGTGTGCGCGTGGGGGGCAGGTGGGTAACGGGGGGACATCCCCGTGTTCTCCCATGGGGACCGGAGTTGTGGGGGCTCGGTGTTGGGGGGGAGCAGGGTCCCAGACCCGTTTTgcgggggacaccgggatgtGAGGACCGCAATGGGGGAGCCCCTTTGGGGGTTCGAGGGACCGGGATCCGTTTTTTGAGGGAGGTCGCGGTGTCCCGAAGCCCTTTGGGGGCAGGAATAGGGACCCgtttttggggggtcagggacacaggagcacagaggcACGTACCACACATGACCCCTTTTGGGGGTGTCGGGGGCCCTGGACCCTGTTTTGGGGGGCTCGGGGGCCCCGAAccttgtttttttggggagtcACTTTGGGGGTAGAAAGAGGCACCCGGTTTTTGGGGGCAGGCCCACGGGGgcgggggggtcctgggggtcccacaGGAGCCCTCCGCGTGTAAATCTGGGCACAAACAGGTTGGGAGGGGAGAgaatcccctcaaatccccctaAATCTCCCCTTCCCCCTATACCCGTGGTGCGCTGCCCCCTCCCTTGTCCTCcccccctcccagttcctcgGCCCAACTGGTTCCAGTcggggccgcgcccgccccccCCGTCCCCCCCGCGCTGCCAATGTGGCACTTTAACCCCTGCAGGGCCGCCCCAGCCGCCCGAACCTCCCAACGCGGGGGCGGCGTGGTGGGGGCACCCAGATCCAGCAAGGGCGAGGAGGGCGTTACCCCCCGAGTTTTGGGAGGGGAACCCCCGTCCCAAATTCCACCCTGGGTGGAGGAACTTTCCCCCGTCCCCCTGAATTTAAGGCGTGAGGGGGCACCGCCTGGGAGCGAGGAGTACCCCAAAAAATTATGGGGACCCACAGCGTCGTGCCCCCCCCACGacggttttggggtgctgtgttttggggggtGGGTGCTTTAATTTGGGTTCTTCCCTCTTCAAAAATCAAACCTTATGAGAAAACACGCACGGTGGGGTCCCCCAAAAATGCCCGCACCTCCTAAATGAGCCCCCAACACCTCCCCAACCCTCCGCGGGGAATCCTCGGTGTTGATGGGGTGTCCAACCTGGGGTATGGACGGATGGGTCCCCGTGCGGGGGGGCGGAGTGGGGTCCCCAATTTCGGCCCCGTTTTTAGGATGGGGGCCCTCGCCCGCCCCCCCGGGTTATTTTTGGGTGCAGGGTCTCCCCCGCTCTCCGTCTCCCCCGCGGTTACAAACGCGACGCTCGAGGCCGGAATTTCCTCAATTTCagcaattttggttttttttttagcaaaacacacaaaacccacccaaaaaaaaatgtgaaaccagctgctcctcctcctccagtgCCGCCTGGGCTGAGCGCTGGGGggctcctccctcccccccgTGCCACCCCCTCCGGCACTGTTCGGGAGGGGATCTGAGGGACCTCGGGACCCTTCTCCAGAATTTTGGGCATTGGGGAAGCTGGGGACATTCCCActccaggttttggggtttggggaggaggtCAGGGGGAGAGGGGGCACACTGATATGTCCCCACCTCTGGTGGCATCTCCGGATTCCAgcccccccccccagcccccgaTTTTGGGGGTTTGCAGCTCAGGTTTTAGGGCCGGGGAGGTGACAGcaagacccccaaaatcacacccTCCCTATGCTTTAGTTTTCCCCTCCTCCCGATGCGGGTGGGGGCCCTTTGGAGAGGGCTTGAGAGGAGCTGTTTAACTTCCCCCATCTtttgctcccccagccctggagccctCCCCTGGGCGGGTTTTGGGGGACACGGGCGCGCCCTCGCcaccgcccccgccccgcgtGCACAAGCCTTGCTTCGTGTGCAGCGACCGCAGCTCTGGGTACCACTACGGAGTGAGCTCCTGCGAGGGCTGCaaggtgcctggggacagtggggacccCCCTTGGGccagggggacagtggggacccccccggggccagggggacagtggggacccCCCCCGGAGccagggggacagtggggacccCCCCCGAGACAGTGGAAACCCTGGGGGAGGGTGGGGACCCTGTGATGGGAGTGGGGAAAGCAGGGACCTGGAACTTGGAGGAGGCCCTGGGGGTTCCTGTGGGCACTGGGGACCTGCCCCAAGAAAAGGGGGAACCCCCCCCAAGCCAGTGGGGACCCATTTGAGGAATGGGGACCCCCTGGGGGAGAGGGAATCCACCAAGCACTGGGGAGCTGTaatgggggcacctggggacatcggGACATCAGTGGGGTGAGTGGGACcacccctggggatggggatcccTTCCCAGGCACTGGGGACCCCTCAGGGACAATGGGAACCCCCCCCGGGAAAAGGGAGCCTTCCAAGCCTGTGCCCCACCACCCTGGGATACtgaggagcactggggagcTCCACCCCGAGCACTGGGGAGCCTTActgggatccctggggatgTGATACTGGTGCCCCCAGTTTGGGGGTGCTCTGGCCCCCCTCCGACCTCCCATTTCCACACTACAGGGGTTTTTCCGGCGCAGCATCCAGAAGAACATGGTGTACACATGTCACCGGGAGAGGAACTGCCAGATTGACAAGGTCACCCGGAACCGGTGCCAGTTCTGCCGCCTCCAGAAGTGCTTCCAGGTCGGAATGTCCAAGGAAGGTGCGAGGGGGTCTGGGCTGGGGTCCCCCCgaatttggggacccccccaaaacatCACTGAAGGGCCTGGTGGTGTCCCAGTGGGCCTGGAATGTTCCTGTTCCTGTGAGGGATTTGGGAAGCGTTTGGGGCTCTAGAGGGTACTGCTGGGTGTGAGGGTTCCCTCCTTGGTCCTGCAGGGGGGTCCTCTAAAATTGAGACCCCCCCAAAGCTTCACTGACGGGTCCTGGGGATGCTCATGGTGAGGATGTTCCTGTCCcatggggggatttttttgggggtggggaagCCCCACCTGGGAGGGATCTGAGGGGGCACAGCAATGCCCctaacccccaaatcccatctcccCAGCCGTGCAGAACGACCGGAgcaagaggaagaaggaggtgAAGGAGGACTTGGCGGGGGatgagctgagccctgagctggcCGAGCTGGTGCGGAgggtgagcagagcccaccAGGAGACCTTCCCCTCGCTGGGCCAGCTGGGCAAGTACACCACGGTGAGTAGggctgggggtctgggggcatCGAGGGGGGACCCCAACCCTCCCCACAAccctcagagctggggcagggtcacTGCTCCCTCGTGAGCCCCCCAGACATGAGcactgggggcagctggggctggggtgtgTGTTCAGGGGGAGTGGGGCACCAGCTTTCTGTTCTccagggggtttttggggtccctctggGGGGACCCTAACCCTCAGACCTACAGTTGGGTCCCTGTTCCCTCCTGACCCTTCCAAAACACGAGTGCTGAGCActgggggggctgtgggacaCGGGGGAGGGGTGCACTGGGACTGAGCACTGGGGGTTgtgggggatatttggggagTTGCTTATGGGAGCAACCCCAAACCTGGAGTCCAAAGCAGGGTCTCTGACCCCTGAAAACTCAAGTACTGAGTAAGGGGTGGGGGACCTGGGGCTGGGGTTGAGTTCAGGGGCTGGGGGTCACTGAGGAGGGGGTCCCAGCAGGTTCCAGGGGATCCCAGCAGGTCCTGACCCCCCATAACTGAGCCTATGCCCCCAAAACTCGAGTGCTGACCACTGGGTGCAGCTGGACCTGTTCAGGGTGCTGAAGTTGGAGTCCCAGAGGttccagggggtcccaggggctCCTGAACGACCCCCCTAACAGAGCTGGgacccccctgtgcccccagaaCTCGAGTGCTGACCACCGGGTGCAGCTggacctggggctgtgggacaaGTTCAGTGAATTGGCCACCAAGTGCATCATCAAGATCGTGGAGTTTGCAAAGAGGCTCCCAGGCTTCACAGGGCTCAGCATGGCTGACCAGATCACCCTCCTCAAGGCTGCCTGCCTCGACATCCTGGTGAGGGCTGGGCATCCccgggggctgggggctcctcagGATGTCTGGGGACTCCTTGGGGGGGTTGGGAGCTCCTTGAAGGGGTGGCCCACGGTGGTCCTGACCTtccctgggatgggtttggggatcCCTTGGTGGGAAAACTTCGGGGTACCATCGGTGCTCTTActgattttcagtaattttggggtgtccctcaCCCCAACTCCCCCCAGTGCTGTGTCTGtcctgtggcagagcaggaacaggacatGAGAATGCTCCAGGATGGGCAGAtcctgggtggattttggggtccctgtcctgTAGATGCTGTGGATCTGCACCTACCACATTCCAGAGCAGGACACAGTGATGGGATGGGCTGAGcctgggtggatttttggtGTCCCTCTGTGGATTCTGTTGTCCCTTGGTGATTCTGGGGTCCCTGTCCTGCAGATGCTGCGGATCTGCACCCGCTACACACCCGAGCAGGACACGATGACGTTCTCGGATGGGCTGACGCTGACCCGGACCCAGATGCACAACGCAGGATTTGGGCCCCTCACTGACCTGGTGTTCGCCTTCgcggggcagctcctgccactgcAGCTCGATGACACCGAGACCGGCCTGCTCAGTGCCATCTGCCTCATCTGTgggggtggggacatgggggacatcagggggatGTGGGGGACAAGGGATTGAGCTGGGACCGTTCGAGTGCGGAGGTGGGGACGCGAGGGGATGTTGGGGGGACGTGGGGATCTCCAGGGCAGAAGATGGGcatgtggggacatggggacacagggacaggggacatggggacagtgtctATCCAGGTGgtgtctctctctctgcccagaccggatggagctggagcagccccggcACGTGGAGCGGCTGCAGGAGCCGCTGCTCGAGGCTCTCCGGGTCTATGCCCGGCGCCGGCGCCCGCGGCAGCCGCAGCGTTTCCCCCAAATGCTGCTGAAAATCACAGACCTGCGTGGCATCAGCACCAAGGGTGAGcaaccctgccaggacccccaaacccccttaGGATTCACTCCAAAACCCCCTAGCCACAGTGATCTTCCTGAACCAAAGGGGGTGACCCCCAAGCCCTCCCAGGACTCctccaggaccccaaaacccatcaggacacccccaaacctgcccctAGCACCAGGGGAGTTGGAGCTCTGGGGGAGGGGCAGTTGAAGGTCCTGGGGGTGTTTCAAGGTTTTGAGGTGGGAGTTGAAGCTCATTTTGGTGGTGGTCAAGGTATCGGGGGAGGTTCAAAGTTTTGAAGGTGTTGAAgcttttgtggggttttgaaAGTTGGGGACTGTTGAAATTTGGGAGGGTATTGAAGCTCATTTTTGGGTGGGATTCAAGGCCTCTGGAGGAGATTCAATCTCTTGGAGGGGTGTCAAGGTTTTGGAGCAATTGAAGCTCATTTTGGGGGTGTTTAAGGTCTTGGAGGAGTCCaaggttttgggggtttaggGTTTTGGGAGGTGTTGAAATTTGAGGGGGCGTTGAAGCTCATTTTTTGAAGGGGGTTCCAGCTCTCATGAGGGGCCAAGGCCTTGAGGGGGCCCAAGTTCAGGGAGTGTTGACATTTTGGTTCCCCCAGGGGCAGAACGAGCCATCACCCTGCGCACGGAGATCCCGGGGCCGATGCCCCCCTTGATCCGGGAGATGCTGGAGAACCCCGAAATCTTCACCGAGGTGGGGGGTGATGGcccacccccagacccccctgctgcccaggacagtccccctggaccccccaaatccccatagCCCCCCCAGAGCGGGGGGGATTTCCAAAGCCCCTCCCAAATGGGGTGGGACATTCAGAGCTGCCTTCCAGGGCCCCCCTCTTTTACTCCGGGGAGGGGGAGCTCCCCAAAGTGCCCCCCtgccccaaatttggggaaGGGGGCAGAGATTGACAGAGCAAAGCTATTGCCTTAAGCTGGAGGGGTCTGGGTGTGCCCCCCAAACCTCAGCTTCATGCCAAAGCCCTCTCAGACCCCGCTGCCACCCCTCCTTGTACTGGGGGGACATGAGGGGGAGGAGTTGGGgggcccagcccctcccccccaaatTGATGCC encodes:
- the MFSD5 gene encoding molybdate-anion transporter isoform X2; amino-acid sequence: MGPERPRRALLSPLPTMFLLPCSALALLLLICLALEPPPRHPSPSNPAFRLFQREFLLGYLPALAADWLQGPLLFQLLQRRGFLRSQIAALYSCGFASNVAFGLVSGVFVDRLGRKKSCVLSSVLCSVSCLLQLSQDFLALAAGRVLAGLGTSLLFSAFESWYIHEHLERHDFPAEWIPNTFSRVALWNSGLAVAAGLVAELLAEGLALGAVAPFLVAVPFLAVSGIFAGKNWDENYGKSRPCSKACGEGLRGLLSDPRALLLGLVQALVDSILLIFAFLWTPVLEPHGIPLGIAFSGFTAASAAGSALFRRGVTGRLRLQPLRLLPGSILLLALALLVLALPMPLPATVDFLAVLLLQLSCGIYFPTMAFLRRRLERGGDRAGGVRWLRLPFSLGVSLVLPALPWDPAGIGRVFGAAALAALVALGAAGGILGTTQGDEGLRVGDEGLLEGDTVE
- the RARG gene encoding retinoic acid receptor gamma; the protein is MFGCMEAAAAPRRLHDVTNRGGCALRRVPVPAGCGGPARRALEPSPGRVLGDTGAPSPPPPPRVHKPCFVCSDRSSGYHYGVSSCEGCKGFFRRSIQKNMVYTCHRERNCQIDKVTRNRCQFCRLQKCFQVGMSKEAVQNDRSKRKKEVKEDLAGDELSPELAELVRRVSRAHQETFPSLGQLGKYTTNSSADHRVQLDLGLWDKFSELATKCIIKIVEFAKRLPGFTGLSMADQITLLKAACLDILMLRICTRYTPEQDTMTFSDGLTLTRTQMHNAGFGPLTDLVFAFAGQLLPLQLDDTETGLLSAICLICGDRMELEQPRHVERLQEPLLEALRVYARRRRPRQPQRFPQMLLKITDLRGISTKGAERAITLRTEIPGPMPPLIREMLENPEIFTEVGGDGPPPDPPAAQDSPPGPPKSP
- the MFSD5 gene encoding molybdate-anion transporter isoform X1: MFLLPCSALALLLLICLALEPPPRHPSPSNPAFRLFQREFLLGYLPALAADWLQGPLLFQLLQRRGFLRSQIAALYSCGFASNVAFGLVSGVFVDRLGRKKSCVLSSVLCSVSCLLQLSQDFLALAAGRVLAGLGTSLLFSAFESWYIHEHLERHDFPAEWIPNTFSRVALWNSGLAVAAGLVAELLAEGLALGAVAPFLVAVPFLAVSGIFAGKNWDENYGKSRPCSKACGEGLRGLLSDPRALLLGLVQALVDSILLIFAFLWTPVLEPHGIPLGIAFSGFTAASAAGSALFRRGVTGRLRLQPLRLLPGSILLLALALLVLALPMPLPATVDFLAVLLLQLSCGIYFPTMAFLRRRLERGGDRAGGVRWLRLPFSLGVSLVLPALPWDPAGIGRVFGAAALAALVALGAAGGILGTTQGDEGLRVGDEGLLEGDTVE